From Vigna unguiculata cultivar IT97K-499-35 chromosome 5, ASM411807v1, whole genome shotgun sequence, the proteins below share one genomic window:
- the LOC114184274 gene encoding kunitz-type trypsin inhibitor KTI1-like yields the protein MKFTILFSLFLFCGFTSYLPSATAIVVDTDGNLLRNGGTYFITPVIVTGNGGGVAFAATGNETCPLTVIQVPSPFSNGLPIEISTPLKILYIEEGRLVDIAFRFVAPCAATSSRWTAVKEGVEETLSIKLAGYDNPVPGRFKIKSVTVDIGGYNLLFCPDNGSSCGYVGIQIDATGTRRLVVTQSKKGALWIRFQRAIYALPATASAYASA from the coding sequence ATGAAGTTTACGATCTTGTTCTCTCTCTTTCTGTTCTGTGGCTTCACCTCATACCTTCCTTCAGCCACTGCTATTGTGGTGGACACTGATGGCAATCTTCTTCGAAATGGTGGCACATACTTTATAACGCCAGTTATAGTAACTGGAAACGGTGGCGGAGTAGCATTTGCTGCAACCGGAAACGAAACTTGTCCTTTAACTGTTATCCAAGTTCCGAGTCCTTTCTCTAACGGCCTACCCATAGAAATTTCAACCCCACTGAAAATCCTTTATATAGAGGAAGGTCGTCTTGTTGACATTGCGTTCCGTTTTGTAGCCCCGTGTGCTGCCACTTCATCTCGGTGGACTGCTGTGAAAGAGGGTGTGGAAGAAACGCTCTCTATCAAACTTGCTGGGTACGACAACCCAGTACCCGGGAGGTTTAAAATTAAGAGCGTTACAGTTGACATTGGGGGCTACAACCTCTTGTTCTGTCCTGATAATGGTTCTTCTTGTGGCTATGTTGGAATTCAGATTGATGCTACAGGAACCAGGCGTTTGGTGGTGACTCAGAGTAAGAAGGGTGCCTTGTGGATTCGGTTTCAGAGAGCTATATATGCTTTACCTGCAACTGCATCTGCATATGCATCTGCGTGA
- the LOC114184212 gene encoding trypsin inhibitor DE-3-like, which produces MKFTTLFSLFLLCAFTWNLPSASADVVDTDGKLVENGGIYFLRPVIITGNGGGVEFAATGNETCPLSVIQNPDPFSNGLPVQISSPFRIRYIYEGLILNFGFTVVPPCAPTPSFWIPVKGEEEELSVKLNGYGNAVRGWFKIKSVPYDIGGYNLLFCPLDSSSCGYVGIQFDAARNRHLVVTQNADTALWVRFQRVSAASSATAYA; this is translated from the coding sequence ATGAAGTTTACGACCTTGTTCTCTCTGTTTCTACTTTGTGCCTTCACCTGGAACCTCCCTTCAGCCAGCGCTGATGTGGTAGACACTGACGGTAAACTTGTTGAAAATGGTGGGATATACTTTTTAAGGCCAGTTATAATAACTGGAAACGGGGGTGGGGTAGAATTTGCAGCAACCGGAAACGAAACTTGTCCTTTGTCCGTTATCCAAAATCCCGATCCTTTCTCTAATGGCCTACCGGTACAAATTTCATCACCGTTCAGAATCCGTTATATATACGAGGGTCTTATCTTAAACTTTGGTTTCACTGTTGTGCCCCCGTGTGCTCCCACTCCGTCTTTCTGGATTCCTGTGAAGGGTGAGGAAGAGGAACTCTCTGTTAAACTTAATGGGTACGGCAACGCAGTACGCGGTTGGTTTAAGATTAAGAGTGTTCCTTATGACATTGGGGGCTACAACCTCTTGTTCTGTCCCCTCGATAGTAGTTCATGTGGCTACGTTGGGATTCAGTTTGATGCTGCTAGAAACAGGCATTTGGTCGTCACCCAGAATGCCGACACTGCTTTATGGGTTCGCTTTCAGAGAGTTTCAGCGGCATCTTCTGCAACTGCATATGCATGA
- the LOC114184226 gene encoding trypsin inhibitor A-like — MKSTTLFSLFLLCGFTSYLPSGTAYLVDTDGNLIENGGSYFITTGNGGGVEFAATGNETCPLSVVQNISPFSSGLPVKLSTLRFIPYIAEGLNLDIGFPFISPCAPTPSWWEVVKGVKGGLSVKLSGYDNTVPGGFRIRSVRNDIVRGYNLLFCPEDTSCGYVGVDLDSKKNRSLVVTQDKKAAMSIQFQRVNLSPATATV; from the coding sequence ATGAAGTCTACGACCTTGTTCTCTCTCTTTCTACTTTGTGGCTTCACCTCATACCTTCCTTCAGGCACCGCTTATCTGGTGGACACTGATGGTAATCTTATTGAAAATGGTGGCTCATACTTTATAACAACTGGAAATGGTGGTGGAGTAGAATTTGCTGCAACCGGAAACGAAACTTGCCCTTTGAGTGTTGTCCAAAATATCAGTCCTTTCTCTTCCGGCCTACCGGTAAAACTTTCAACCCTAAGATTTATCCCTTATATAGCAGAAGGCCTTAATTTGGACATTGGGTTCCCTTTTATATCCCCGTGTGCTCCCACTCCTTCTTGGTGGGAAGTTGTGAAGGGTGTGAAAGGGGGGCTCTCTGTTAAACTTTCTGGCTACGACAACACAGTACCTGGTGGGTTTAGAATTAGAAGCGTTCGGAATGACATTGTTCGGGGCTACAACCTCTTGTTCTGTCCTGAGGATACTTCTTGTGGCTATGTTGGAGTTGATCTTGATTCTAAAAAAAACAGGAGTTTGGTGGTGACTCAAGATAAGAAGGCTGCCATGTCGATTCAGTTTCAGAGAGTTAACTTATCACCTGCAACTGCAACTGTGTGA